The following are encoded together in the Streptomyces tsukubensis genome:
- a CDS encoding N-acetylmuramoyl-L-alanine amidase, protein MSYDSPDQSPRPQFPPPSDRPRPRRFGARHAAVAVAALVPAAFAGWLLWQATGSGGDDGPEKALPLPSPSSSASADRPGAPTSASSPSSSSASEKDKDNKGGDKDAKASDSGDPTASAPARGGPLSGKVVVIDPGHNIGNRNHATEINKQVNVGTGHKECDTTGTSTNAGYAEATFTLDVAHRMRTLLEKQGATVKLTQDGDRPWGPCVDERARIGNKAEADAVVSVHADGAGEGNRGFHVILPASVNAGGADTRAIVGPSRELGERVVGLFVRATGTAPSNYIGSGTGIDVRKDLGGLNLSTVPKVFIECGNMRDAQDSRNLTSGAWRQKAAQGITDGIASFLKK, encoded by the coding sequence GTGTCGTACGACAGCCCGGACCAATCGCCCCGTCCGCAGTTCCCTCCTCCATCCGACCGCCCGAGGCCACGCCGGTTCGGTGCCAGGCACGCCGCCGTGGCCGTCGCCGCGCTGGTGCCCGCCGCGTTCGCGGGCTGGCTCCTGTGGCAGGCGACCGGCTCGGGGGGTGACGACGGCCCCGAGAAGGCGCTCCCGCTGCCGAGCCCGTCGTCGTCCGCCTCCGCGGACCGTCCAGGAGCCCCGACCTCCGCGAGTTCCCCTTCCTCGTCGTCCGCGTCGGAGAAGGACAAGGACAACAAGGGCGGCGACAAGGACGCCAAGGCGTCGGACAGCGGCGACCCCACCGCCTCCGCTCCCGCCCGTGGTGGGCCGCTGAGCGGCAAGGTCGTCGTCATCGACCCCGGGCACAACATCGGCAACAGGAACCACGCCACCGAGATCAACAAGCAGGTGAACGTCGGCACCGGTCACAAGGAGTGCGACACGACGGGCACCTCGACCAACGCGGGTTACGCGGAGGCCACGTTCACCCTGGACGTCGCCCACCGGATGCGGACGCTGCTGGAGAAGCAGGGCGCCACAGTGAAGCTGACCCAGGACGGCGACCGGCCGTGGGGGCCGTGCGTGGACGAGCGGGCCAGGATCGGCAACAAGGCCGAGGCGGACGCGGTGGTGTCGGTGCACGCGGACGGGGCCGGTGAGGGCAACCGAGGCTTCCATGTCATCCTGCCCGCCTCGGTGAACGCGGGCGGCGCCGACACCCGCGCCATCGTGGGCCCGTCGCGGGAGTTGGGCGAACGTGTCGTCGGTCTCTTCGTACGGGCGACGGGAACCGCGCCCTCCAATTACATCGGTTCAGGCACAGGCATCGATGTGCGCAAGGACCTCGGTGGGCTCAATCTCTCCACTGTTCCCAAGGTGTTCATCGAGTGCGGCAACATGCGCGACGCGCAGGATTCCCGCAATCTGACGAGCGGCGCGTGGCGGCAGAAGGCGGCTCAGGGAATCACGGACGGAATCGCGTCATTCCTGAAGAAATGA
- a CDS encoding DUF5336 domain-containing protein, with protein sequence MNIRSLTRGDGVVIGAAVLLFIASFLATLSVDGASGDIDLPNAWDNLGLVMGVYVAGIIGAALIVLSRVLPQPRKVAGLELGQFGVALTVFSAWTAFWSILDATGVADDSRVSAGIGLILGLIAALVLAAAAVATPLVPALKAALISAPRPAAPQPYGGQPPTGYGYPGQQQPGAGYGYPGQPQQGQQPPYGQQPSQGGAHPHGQQPPQPAAATPQPAAEFAPFWFAVPVPRSLYGEDGAPTPIAELAPGTWYLAIEQRGPGLVVQTPDGRRGVLQDTTGIQRG encoded by the coding sequence GTGAATATCCGCTCTCTCACTAGAGGCGACGGCGTGGTGATCGGAGCAGCGGTGTTGCTGTTCATCGCTTCGTTCCTCGCCACACTGAGCGTCGACGGTGCCTCCGGCGACATCGACCTGCCGAATGCCTGGGACAACCTCGGCCTGGTGATGGGCGTCTACGTGGCCGGCATCATCGGCGCGGCGCTGATCGTCCTGTCCCGTGTGCTGCCGCAGCCCCGCAAGGTCGCGGGGCTCGAACTCGGTCAGTTCGGCGTCGCCCTCACGGTGTTCTCCGCGTGGACCGCGTTCTGGTCGATCCTCGACGCGACGGGTGTGGCGGACGACTCGCGTGTGAGCGCGGGCATCGGCCTGATCCTCGGCCTGATCGCCGCGCTGGTACTCGCCGCCGCCGCCGTCGCCACCCCGCTCGTCCCCGCCCTCAAGGCGGCACTGATCAGCGCCCCCCGCCCGGCCGCCCCGCAGCCCTACGGCGGGCAGCCGCCGACGGGTTACGGCTACCCGGGCCAGCAGCAGCCGGGAGCCGGTTACGGCTATCCGGGCCAGCCCCAGCAGGGGCAGCAGCCGCCCTACGGCCAGCAGCCCTCGCAGGGCGGCGCCCACCCGCACGGCCAGCAGCCGCCCCAGCCGGCCGCCGCGACCCCGCAGCCCGCCGCCGAGTTCGCGCCGTTCTGGTTCGCCGTGCCCGTGCCGCGTTCGCTGTACGGCGAGGACGGTGCCCCCACGCCGATCGCCGAACTCGCGCCCGGCACCTGGTATCTGGCGATCGAACAGCGCGGTCCCGGACTCGTCGTACAGACCCCGGACGGCCGCCGCGGTGTCCTCCAGGACACGACAGGCATCCAGCGGGGCTGA